Below is a genomic region from Kryptolebias marmoratus isolate JLee-2015 linkage group LG12, ASM164957v2, whole genome shotgun sequence.
AAAacagttcattgtttgttgcttatctttgtgttttgtgttttcccaGGATCATATGCAGGGGCAGTGGTGGCCATGCCTTTAGCTGGGATACTGGTGCAATACACTGGGTGGCCTTCTGTATTTTATGTCTATGGTCAGTACTATTATCCTCCTCATAAAATGTTTATACGTCTTTACGTCTGTCCTAGCATATATTTGTTGAAGTTTGCCGTAAAGTCCactgtttggtttctgtgacATTCATTGAGGAAATTTGAGAACCTGCTCTTTTAGCCTTTCttcctttctccttttttatttcttcctccCCTTCTGCCTCTTCTTGCCTCGCCTTCCTCGTCATCGTCGCTCTCCCTCTCCCAGGCAGCTTCGGAATATTCTGGTATATGTTCTGGATTCTGGTGTCGTACGAGAGCCCCGCAGCTCATCCAACGATCACGCCAGAGGAGAGGAAGTACATTGAAGATGCAATCGGAGAATCTGCAGCGTTCCTCAATCCCCTCCATGTATGTAGGCCACTTTATATTAGGATAAAAAACTGATTACCGTGAAGGTATGATATTGTAAAATGCACACAAACGTTTTTTCAACAGACTCTTTAGTTCTTAGCTATTCTTAAGAGTcactgaatttcttttttttgttcgttGGCAGAAATTTAAAACCCCGTGGCGCCACTTCTTCACCTCCATGCCGGTCTACGCCATCATTGTAGCCAACTTCTGCAGGAGCTGGACCTTCTACCTGCTGCTCATCAGCCAGCCTGCCTACTTTGAAGAAGTCTTTGGCTTTGAGATCAGCAAGGTGAGTTCAAGAACGCACCGgatttcagctcattttgttCTGACACATGCAAACACGCTCAatccttttaaaaactgactttttgaGTAAAAATGTTGGAGGTCCATCTTCGACTGATTAACGTATGGAggcaacccaatttaagatgccCCCCACAACTAAAAAAGTGTCTCtaacttggtcaattttacagatactgagctagaagtaggtgtggtagtagctgagagttattccaACAGATGATTTGAGCTttaacagaacatttaaagagtCTATTTcagtgttagcaaaaaaatactgggcagattttaagtaatcactggacgtacatctaTAATTATAACtatattctttatttaatttcacgATTAAtccaaaattacattttctgtctgtatgtttcttgtaaaataaaatgtttttacagattttttagCAGTGACACATTTCCACCATCGTCTGCTGTTCTGGATTTATGATGCagtataataaaattaaattaaagcaaaaagggTTTTATTGAAGTTTTTAAGGCTGTCTAAGataattgttgtttgttgtagtCTATTCTGGAAAGGGTCGGAGAGAAGAGGGAATTTATCTCATTCAGCTgtaataaaaactcaaatttacaTGTAAATAATATTCATCCTGTATTATTATCagtaaaaaaggcaaataactaaaataaaaccaaactgtcCACCAGCGTTTAGGTGCTCCTGGCTTGTGTGTGTTGCATCACTCTTAAATatctcagctgttgtttttttactttcaggtgGGCATCGTGTCAGCTCTGCCCCATCTGGTGATGACAATCGTCGTGCCCATTGGAGGCCAGCTGGCCGACTACCTGAGAACCCGCAACCTGATGACCACGACCAACGTCAGGAAGATGATGAACTGCGGAGGTGAGGCTGTCCCGCATGAGAGGACGGATGAAAATGAGGGAACAAAGAGGAAACTGAAGccacagagcagaaaataaataaaacctcaacAGACATGGATTATTTTTCAGAACCTAAATTAAAagtagtttcaacatttaaatattattcttATTTACCAACATTATTCCTGTCTTTTTTCCCTCGGCACCACCTAGTAGGAGGGCTTAAAGTGCCGCAGCTGCAAGGATTACAATCGTATTAATATTTTAGCACAACTTAAAGGTTATACCAGCatgtaacaaaaagaaaacaaatctgccaTTTCTTTCGTATTTATAATGCATCACTGCCTAATCAGCAGCCTCTGTGTGTTGAcgtaaagtttgatttttttaatctcttgttttgtttccatgcTTCAGGGTTTGGGATGGAGGCCACCTTACTGCTGGTGGTGGGATATTCTCACACAAAAATTATCGCCATCACCTTCCTGGTGCTTGCTGTGGGATTCAGTGGATTTGCCATCTCAGGTAAGTGACATTACAAACACTAACTTTGACTCAAGGAGCTGGTTAGGTCTGATTTATTGATGTTGACCTTCTGTCACCCAGAGGACAATAAACTTCAGAGCCTGAACAGaagaactttgttttattttcacctttATTGAAGTGATCGGGTTGTTGTTACTTAAAAGTTGTTTGCCTCCTCGATCAATATGGGAGCTGTTTTGGGTTTATGTCCCAGCAACCATTAATTTATTAGAGATGAAGTCTTTTTATCTTTAAGTCCATTTGACGTCTGAGCACCTGGAGTAAGAGATGAGGCGCCGTGACTCCATTCTGGTTGtggacttttgttttgatgccTCGACTTTATCGTCTGGCCAACACACATATATAAGagttattattttcctttttcacaaGCTGGTGTCATCTTCTTCTGTCttaataaaaaatctgattcCACTGTGAcacaaatctaaataaaaacaagaacaactaaAGCCTGTCTTTGTCCCATGAAACGTTTTTGGAGATACTGgttgtaaattttaaatttatttcaaaccCACAGGACAGATCAGAAAAttcaaaggttttgtttgtgcagcttAGTCTTTGTATAAGTTTTGTTGAAGTTATATATTATGTAttattctgttcagttttgGCAACTAAGCAAACCTGTTATTAGACACTGATCGTCTTTAAAGCAGGTTATCTGTCTTGTGATGTTTTGTAAAGctgttaaaagagaaaagaaaagttgatcttgtttgttttttgcgtCACTCAGGGTTTAACGTCAATCACTTGGACATTGCGCCTCGATACGCCAGCATCCTGATGGGGATTTCAAACGGCGTGGGGACGCTGTCGGGAATGGTGTGTCCTCTCATCGTGGGCGCCATGACCAAACACAAGGTGACTCATTTACCTGTATCCACTCAGCCGCGTGTGACAGCGAGGACTGAACTAATCACCTCCCTTTAAATCATTTCAGACACGCGAGGAGTGGCAGTACGTGTTCCTCATAGCTTCCCTGGTTCATTACGGAGGAGTTCTCTTCTATGGTGAGACCCCTCACTGCTCGGTGAAcgtttagagcaggggtgggcaatcctggtcctcgagggccactatcctgcatgtgttacttgtttctctgctccaacacacctgattcagtggttaaattacctcttcatgttctgcagaagcctgttaatcaaccattgattcaaatcaggtgtgttggagcagagaaacaagtaaaacatgcaggatagtggccctcgaggaccagagttggagacccctggtttagaggATCCCACCTGAACGCTGACTTTGTTTCTTCTCTCGCTCAGGGATCTTTGCATCGGGGGAGAAGCAGTGGTGGGCCGACATAGAGGACACGAGCGAGGAGAAGTGCGGCATCATCAACGAGGACGAGCTGGCCAACGAGACCGAGGAGCTGTACCGAGGAGGGGGGCAGTACGGCGCCATGAGCCAGCCGGTGGTGGGCTCGAACGGAGGAGGCGCGGGCGGCGGGGGGGCAGGCTGGGTGACAGACTGGGACAAGTCGGAGGAGTACGTGCAGCCGACCGGATACAACTCTTACATGTACGAAGGCGAgacggagaagaagaagaagctgacaTAAAAGACCGAGAAGAttcatctttaaacaaacaggatgaagcagaagaagattGTGTTTTGGGAAAGGATTGTAGGAGAGCGGGACATTTACTGCTGCACGTGTGAAGCGTGTGCATCTGATTTGTtcgagttgtgtgtgtgtgtgtgtgtgtcggtgggCATGCAGGTGTCAAAGTGGAGAGGAAAACATGCAGTATTAACGTGCAACATCTGAACTCCTCAACCAGACTTCCTTCCTTCCTTATCCAGGCTGCTTTGTGATTGGTCAGGAGAGCTGTTTCcacattagttgtttttattttttttccttgtcctGCTGGAAAAGCACCTCTCTGACTAACAGTTTGGAGATTAAATCACTAAATACCATATACGTGAGGCGCTCACTGCTTTCAGATTGTATCGATAAAAGTCGTATCCTTAGTAACTGGTATCGTCTTGTAttaaaacctatattttattattttgttcccTTTTTGCTGGGAAAACACTTTTCAGAGTAACAGTTTGGAGATTAGGGCCCTGTAGTCtggatgttttggtttttttgctgctgagttcttgatgaaaagaaaaaacagatattttaaaaactctctTTCTGGACAGGGGATATGAAGGCTTTCTGTAACAATAACATGGCAGCCCGATATTactttgtgccctagaaaccaaaacaacaaagaagccattttttactgtttttttctgtatccatctttgattcttcttcttgtgtttatgtgtatgcTCCACACATTGTTTCTGGttgttggtgtatttttgtggcagcgttacagcgccacatacaggcctggcagaGTTACTGCAGCGTTTTGGGCCACTTCTGGTGTTTTCATTtggttgaagacatttctaaaAACAGTGTCGCGTTTAtgaagatatttttagaaaatggcAAATAAGAGAatagttttggaaaaactgtttcTATGGTGACAAAGGCCTAAAACAGCATCCAAAATGTGATGCTCCCATCGTCTTCAGATTGTATGGATAATAAAAACTGTGCCCGCAAAAGTTGTATTTGTCAAAACTGTGCAgataaaaatgttcagattcGGACCTCTTTTTCTTGTCGATGATGAAGACAGAAACAGTCTGCATTGATTTGTTTCTGTAGTCGGACTCTATCAGATACAGAGGCCTCACTTACTATGCTcaaattaagagaaaaaaattgtcTGTGACGTTTCAGTCTGTGTGCGTAAAGCCGTTAATCTTGTTGAAACATGCTctcctttgtgtgtgtatgcaaaGGTGTGTCTGGTTTTGAAAGCTGCCTGTGGTGTCTAACAGTATCTAACCCGGGTCAGACCTTAACTAGGCCAGCCTGGTTTGTGAACCACGACGTACTTGTCTGAAACTTACTAGTTTCCAGGTGGCGTGGCTGCCACCGTCAAACACTTGGCCCAGAACGACACGCAGAGTGTGAGAGTGGTTTCACTGCTGCGCTTCttaacaagaacaaaactaTAGTTTTAATATTCCCAGACCTCGAAGTGTGAGCCTTTCTCTGAACGTGTCTCTACGGCTGCCTCTTTGTCTTCTCCTTCGCCGTCTTTCGTTTCGTTCGCTGCCGTTTCACTGTAAATGTCAGCCATGTTTGTGATGTTGGGTCATGTCTGACCGTTTGTGCGCATGTGTGAAAGCAAATGTGCAGTTGTGCTGACTTTTGGTGCTGAAATATTGTGCGATGAGCATGTTTTAATGAgtgccctctctctctctttcgctctcttttcttttttaattttactcaaaACAATACACAGAAGGTTCATTTCATGTACACATAGCCAAGTGCATCAGTGCAGGAGGAATGGTGACacaatatttaatatttgttgtaAGAGTGAATCCATTGTGGGTTGGATTAGTAAGTATATATGACATATGTTGGTACGCTCCgtctaataatttaaaaaaaggggtgCAGTGCAAACAACTTCATTTCCAAGTGTTGTATCAGTGTATCTTTTAATCAAGTTTCCTTTCTGTTGAACCTTTACGGCTGTTCCGGTGTTGTCCTTGACCCTCTTGATGAAACGTGAGGTCACCTGATGGGAATCCGtgtaaaaagatgcaaaaacgtgagaaaaaaatgtatgtataaaAATGTACATGTGAGATAACCTTgtctaaaataaagatttaagcTATTTATGGTTGTTTCGGCACAGTCTATCATTTACGCCGCAGGTGCTGCGACGTTATGACACATTAAATGGGTGTTCgatgttttacacaaagagCACAATGTAttcctctctctttttctctcaggACAGATGGGTGCAGGATTATTGCTGCGATTTTAGGCAAAGATTAGATAGGAGAGCAGATGCACTCAGTGGGAAGCGTGAGGGAGAAATGTGGACGTCAAAGACAAGGGAAGTGAGGATGATGAGGCAGAAGGTGGGGCATGAagctccttgtgtgtgtgtatgtataggTGTGTCCAGTGTAATGCAGCTCACAGAAGGAATTTGAGCCTTTAAAACAGTGATGACTcactgctttaaaagaaaagaaaaatggtttgCTCATA
It encodes:
- the slc17a7a gene encoding solute carrier family 17 member 7a, with amino-acid sequence MEIRPDRFKAVAGKTLGKINRLIEKRQANGETIELSAEGRPELVEEKELPVVDCTCFGLPRRYIIAILSGLGFCISFGIRCNLGVAIVSMVNDHTVYKGNKEVLVAAQFTWDPETVGMIHGSFFWGYIVTQIPGGFICQKFAANRVFGFAIVATSTLNMLIPSAARCHYSCVILVRICQGLVEGVSYPACHGIWAKWAPPLERSRLATTAFCGSYAGAVVAMPLAGILVQYTGWPSVFYVYGSFGIFWYMFWILVSYESPAAHPTITPEERKYIEDAIGESAAFLNPLHKFKTPWRHFFTSMPVYAIIVANFCRSWTFYLLLISQPAYFEEVFGFEISKVGIVSALPHLVMTIVVPIGGQLADYLRTRNLMTTTNVRKMMNCGGFGMEATLLLVVGYSHTKIIAITFLVLAVGFSGFAISGFNVNHLDIAPRYASILMGISNGVGTLSGMVCPLIVGAMTKHKTREEWQYVFLIASLVHYGGVLFYGIFASGEKQWWADIEDTSEEKCGIINEDELANETEELYRGGGQYGAMSQPVVGSNGGGAGGGGAGWVTDWDKSEEYVQPTGYNSYMYEGETEKKKKLT